A genome region from Brevinematales bacterium includes the following:
- a CDS encoding cation:proton antiporter (subunit C of antiporter complex involved in resistance to high concentrations of Na+, K+, Li+ and/or alkali) encodes MNPGTVFLITAGAVMTIGVFGILTRSNIIKILLSINILQTGVNILLIALGYKEDAAAPIITQAVSSAAAMVDPLPQALVLTSIVIAFGTTAVGLVICLNYFHTHKSLEVHSLGNEEREHQQKEVVE; translated from the coding sequence ATGAATCCGGGTACCGTGTTCCTGATTACCGCCGGCGCCGTGATGACAATCGGCGTGTTCGGCATCCTGACCCGCAGTAATATCATCAAGATACTGCTATCGATAAATATCCTCCAGACCGGCGTGAATATCCTTTTAATCGCGTTAGGGTACAAGGAGGACGCGGCCGCGCCTATTATCACCCAGGCTGTGTCGAGCGCGGCGGCGATGGTCGATCCGCTCCCGCAGGCGCTGGTGCTGACTTCTATAGTGATCGCGTTCGGGACTACCGCCGTAGGGCTGGTAATCTGCCTGAATTATTTCCATACCCATAAATCGCTGGAAGTTCATTCCCTCGGTAACGAGGAACGGGAACATCAGCAGAAAGAGGTGGTCGAGTGA
- a CDS encoding cation:proton antiporter has translation MKTRYQSLINVAALIFLAIAVYLITVALTDTSGGGKGLNSSELNKRVSYRYIIKSVNPSAKPEVKWGEAGFEESSANIVTSIVVNYRGFDTLGEVLVLFASSAAVSLLIRKRTAKKVTPPTQIMTSSVPVVNLLVFILGAFIILHGHLTPGGGFPGGAVIASGVILVSMVFRKAFRPSMYLMLESLAGMGILIVGLLGMVNSDYFLQDFFPTGNIGNLFSSYFATILYILIGIKVAVEISNIGFHFISESIGEESV, from the coding sequence ATGAAAACTAGATACCAGTCGCTGATCAACGTCGCCGCCCTGATATTCCTCGCGATAGCGGTTTACCTGATAACAGTCGCGTTAACCGATACCTCCGGCGGCGGTAAGGGACTCAACTCTTCCGAGCTCAATAAACGGGTCTCGTACCGTTATATTATCAAGTCGGTAAACCCGTCGGCCAAGCCCGAAGTCAAGTGGGGCGAGGCGGGGTTTGAGGAGAGTAGCGCGAATATCGTGACCTCGATAGTCGTGAATTACCGGGGCTTCGATACGTTGGGCGAGGTGCTCGTCCTGTTCGCGTCGTCCGCGGCGGTCAGCCTGCTGATACGCAAACGTACCGCGAAAAAGGTGACCCCGCCGACCCAGATTATGACCTCATCGGTGCCGGTCGTCAATCTCCTCGTTTTTATCCTCGGCGCGTTTATTATCCTGCACGGCCACCTGACGCCGGGCGGAGGTTTCCCCGGAGGCGCGGTGATCGCGAGCGGGGTGATTCTCGTATCGATGGTGTTCCGTAAGGCGTTCCGTCCGTCGATGTACCTGATGCTCGAAAGCCTCGCGGGGATGGGAATACTCATCGTCGGGCTTCTCGGGATGGTCAACTCCGATTATTTCCTTCAGGACTTTTTCCCGACCGGGAATATCGGCAACCTCTTTTCCAGCTATTTCGCGACCATCCTTTATATCCTGATCGGTATCAAGGTCGCGGTCGAGATTTCTAATATAGGCTTTCACTTTATCAGCGAAAGTATCGGGGAGGAAAGCGTATGA
- a CDS encoding DUF4040 domain-containing protein has translation MTAFIIVIGAVICAGGIAVLFVRSLKSAALITGVVSLIAALLFVLMKAFDVAITEASIGAVLSTALYFFALRRLEEDGYKPGKGERDEN, from the coding sequence ATGACCGCGTTTATTATAGTAATCGGCGCAGTCATCTGCGCGGGCGGTATCGCGGTACTGTTCGTCCGCTCGCTCAAATCCGCCGCGCTCATCACAGGGGTCGTGAGCCTGATAGCCGCGCTCCTTTTCGTCCTGATGAAGGCGTTCGACGTCGCGATCACCGAAGCCTCGATAGGCGCGGTGCTTTCCACGGCGTTGTACTTTTTCGCGCTCCGCCGCCTCGAAGAGGACGGCTACAAGCCCGGGAAGGGGGAACGCGATGAAAACTAG
- a CDS encoding monovalent cation/H(+) antiporter subunit G translates to MKIIAFVFFFIGAFFIFVGTLGIVRMPDVYNKLQAGTKATTMGFLSVCVGLIFWEPSWILRALVIAGFVVLTNPIGSHALARAAKNSGIPFAGGRDKTPSEGKSEELGGKK, encoded by the coding sequence ATGAAAATTATCGCGTTCGTGTTTTTCTTTATCGGCGCGTTTTTTATCTTTGTCGGCACGCTAGGTATCGTGCGTATGCCCGACGTGTACAATAAGCTCCAGGCCGGGACGAAGGCCACCACGATGGGATTCCTGTCCGTGTGCGTGGGGTTGATCTTCTGGGAGCCGTCATGGATACTACGCGCGCTCGTGATCGCGGGGTTTGTCGTACTGACCAACCCGATCGGCAGTCATGCTCTCGCTCGCGCCGCGAAGAATTCGGGTATCCCGTTCGCCGGCGGCAGGGATAAGACTCCTTCCGAAGGGAAAAGTGAAGAATTGGGGGGAAAGAAATGA
- a CDS encoding Na+/H+ antiporter subunit E encodes MKQIVKFFTAFILCLAVYFIFAGSFAVEELIAGGVVSLIGAIAILNFFDISVKILNPVRWFWMIVYIPFFLKEMVRANFHIAGIVLNPKLPIHPTIKRGRMKLSNEGARMLLANSITLTPGTLSVDMKNDELEIHCVDTAETAEQIMAPFEKHIRRIAE; translated from the coding sequence GTGAAGCAGATTGTGAAATTTTTCACAGCTTTTATCCTGTGCTTGGCGGTTTATTTCATTTTCGCGGGCAGTTTCGCGGTTGAGGAACTGATCGCCGGCGGCGTTGTTTCCCTGATCGGCGCTATCGCCATCCTGAACTTTTTCGACATCAGCGTCAAGATTCTCAATCCCGTGCGATGGTTCTGGATGATCGTCTATATCCCATTTTTCCTCAAGGAGATGGTCAGGGCGAATTTTCATATCGCGGGTATTGTGCTTAATCCCAAGCTCCCGATTCATCCCACTATCAAACGCGGCCGCATGAAACTTTCCAACGAGGGCGCGAGGATGCTTCTCGCCAATTCGATCACACTGACCCCCGGCACGTTATCGGTCGATATGAAGAACGACGAGCTTGAGATTCATTGCGTCGATACCGCCGAAACCGCCGAACAGATCATGGCTCCCTTCGAGAAACATATCCGCCGTATCGCGGAGTGA
- a CDS encoding TlpA family protein disulfide reductase: MKKDRKWVMGVLLAMAGVFFVTGLASAKFWNKPKKDKPKDDKKEDKIDNSKLASDFKAVDVTSGKKVSLSDYKGKVVVLNFWATWCPPCVSEIPDLVKLNKVYKSDLIVLGASLDNGADVAKGFVKKNKVDYPVFMADAAMQKAYGGIPSIPTTFIIDKKGQIVDKIVGGTGYDTFVKKVKSYVNEKITPDGPPTPDKPEPESKGGYNFKGQDVTSGKNVSPSDYKGKPVIVNFFATWCGPCVEEIPGFVNLQKKYGGKIQFIGISLDDEAGVAKKFIKNKGVNYPVIMSKAEIESAYGGISAIPVTVILDSKGNLVEKIVGGVSEKELEGKIKKVIK; the protein is encoded by the coding sequence ATGAAAAAAGACCGCAAATGGGTAATGGGTGTGTTGCTGGCTATGGCGGGCGTATTTTTTGTTACCGGCCTGGCTTCGGCGAAGTTTTGGAACAAGCCGAAAAAAGATAAGCCGAAAGACGACAAAAAAGAGGATAAGATCGATAACTCTAAGCTTGCGTCTGATTTCAAGGCTGTGGATGTTACCTCCGGTAAAAAAGTATCGCTGAGCGATTATAAGGGTAAGGTTGTTGTCCTGAACTTCTGGGCGACATGGTGCCCTCCGTGTGTCAGTGAAATCCCCGATCTCGTCAAGCTCAATAAGGTTTATAAAAGCGACCTGATCGTGCTCGGGGCGTCTCTCGACAACGGCGCCGATGTGGCGAAGGGTTTTGTTAAGAAGAATAAAGTCGATTATCCCGTGTTTATGGCCGACGCCGCAATGCAGAAGGCTTACGGCGGAATACCGAGTATACCGACTACCTTTATTATCGATAAAAAGGGTCAGATTGTCGATAAAATCGTCGGCGGTACCGGGTATGATACGTTTGTTAAAAAAGTGAAATCTTATGTGAACGAAAAAATCACCCCTGACGGCCCTCCGACCCCCGATAAGCCCGAGCCTGAATCAAAGGGCGGGTATAATTTCAAGGGTCAGGATGTAACCAGCGGGAAAAATGTTTCCCCTTCCGATTACAAAGGCAAGCCGGTGATCGTGAATTTCTTCGCGACCTGGTGCGGGCCTTGTGTAGAAGAAATCCCCGGATTTGTCAATCTCCAGAAAAAGTACGGCGGTAAAATCCAGTTTATCGGTATCTCGTTGGATGATGAAGCCGGCGTCGCTAAGAAATTTATCAAGAACAAAGGCGTCAATTATCCCGTGATTATGAGCAAGGCGGAAATAGAATCCGCTTACGGCGGAATATCCGCTATACCGGTTACTGTTATACTGGACAGCAAGGGTAATCTGGTCGAGAAAATTGTCGGCGGGGTATCCGAAAAAGAGTTAGAAGGAAAGATAAAGAAAGTGATAAAGTAA
- a CDS encoding redoxin domain-containing protein, with protein MEFSIVNLFIAFGGGILSFVSPCVLPLIPMYLAYMTGVSVKDLDTDKKPIKKALLNSVFFVLGFTVIFTIFASVFYIIFDNLGGIRVWVDRAVALILIIFALHVMGVITIPFLNYEARMKSDAKKDPSIISSFIMGIVFGAGWTPCIGPILSGILMTATDSGNMAGAVIMLVVYSLGLGVPFILTGVATKKLLSLFKSIKKHMKTVEIISGIFLIGIALFIAIPTFLPKTDTPAANGQTADPKNAIDFTGVDILTGKTVKVSDYKGKVVLVNFWATWCDPCREEIPDLIALQNKYSNDIVIIGVSIDNTVDPVDDYIRQSGIQYPVVMQVPGMEKGYGDITGVPTSFIIDRNGNPAKKFVGARSLEQFEEMLIPFIGAGGGTSDTAPQPQSANLAPDFTVQNLLSGQNITLSQYKGKVVFVNFWATWCPPCRAEIPAFIRLQAEMKDKLQIIGVSVDTIGAAAVKQFALDMNMNYPVGLGDYNLTQQYGGVSAIPTTVIVGPDGTIAGRIIGSKSYEEFKALILKYAK; from the coding sequence ATGGAATTCAGTATAGTTAATCTGTTTATCGCGTTCGGGGGAGGAATCTTATCGTTCGTATCCCCGTGCGTCCTGCCGCTTATCCCGATGTACCTGGCGTATATGACCGGGGTATCGGTGAAAGACCTCGATACCGATAAAAAACCCATCAAGAAAGCCCTGCTGAACTCCGTGTTTTTCGTGCTCGGGTTTACCGTTATTTTTACGATATTCGCGTCCGTCTTCTATATAATATTCGATAATCTCGGCGGTATACGCGTCTGGGTGGACAGGGCGGTCGCGCTGATCCTGATTATCTTCGCCCTTCACGTCATGGGCGTCATCACAATCCCGTTCCTGAACTATGAGGCGAGGATGAAGTCCGACGCGAAGAAAGACCCGTCGATCATCTCGTCGTTCATTATGGGTATCGTGTTCGGCGCGGGATGGACCCCGTGCATCGGCCCGATACTCAGCGGTATTCTGATGACCGCGACCGATTCGGGCAATATGGCCGGCGCGGTAATCATGCTGGTCGTGTACTCCCTCGGATTGGGGGTACCGTTTATCCTGACCGGAGTCGCGACCAAGAAACTCCTTTCGCTCTTCAAGTCGATTAAGAAACATATGAAAACCGTGGAGATCATCAGCGGGATATTCCTCATCGGGATTGCGCTCTTTATCGCGATACCGACTTTCCTCCCGAAGACGGATACTCCCGCGGCTAACGGGCAGACTGCCGACCCGAAGAACGCTATCGATTTTACGGGAGTGGATATTTTAACCGGAAAGACGGTGAAGGTGTCCGATTATAAGGGAAAAGTGGTGCTCGTGAACTTCTGGGCGACATGGTGCGACCCGTGCAGAGAGGAAATCCCCGATCTGATCGCGCTCCAGAATAAATATTCCAACGATATCGTGATTATCGGGGTATCGATCGATAACACGGTCGATCCGGTGGACGATTATATCCGCCAGTCCGGGATACAGTACCCTGTCGTGATGCAGGTTCCCGGGATGGAGAAGGGGTACGGCGATATTACCGGGGTGCCGACCAGCTTCATTATCGACCGTAACGGCAATCCCGCGAAGAAATTCGTAGGCGCCCGTTCGCTCGAACAGTTCGAGGAGATGCTGATACCGTTTATCGGCGCGGGCGGCGGTACGTCCGACACGGCTCCTCAGCCTCAGTCCGCGAACCTTGCCCCCGATTTTACGGTGCAGAACCTGCTGAGCGGGCAGAATATTACGCTCTCGCAGTATAAAGGAAAGGTCGTATTCGTGAACTTCTGGGCGACATGGTGTCCGCCGTGCAGAGCCGAAATCCCGGCGTTCATCCGTCTCCAGGCGGAGATGAAGGACAAGCTCCAGATTATCGGGGTATCGGTGGATACGATCGGGGCGGCCGCCGTGAAGCAGTTCGCGCTCGATATGAATATGAATTACCCGGTGGGGCTGGGCGATTATAACCTGACCCAGCAGTACGGCGGCGTCAGCGCGATCCCGACGACTGTCATAGTCGGCCCCGACGGGACGATTGCCGGAAGGATAATCGGTTCGAAGAGCTACGAGGAGTTCAAGGCGCTGATATTGAAGTACGCCAAATAA